A stretch of Methanobrevibacter sp. DNA encodes these proteins:
- a CDS encoding class I SAM-dependent methyltransferase produces the protein MEIPLYFYMAYRNLDRLSPGSEDTTLKTLDKLDLNPDDEFNILDIACGVGTSTILLANYFKNSTIEGFDLFKHYKESLDEKIKENNLSDRVFSYQMDMKDPDFANEEFDIVFCEASIEIIGFKRGLKEWKRLLKPDGYMVVSDVSWLENPSSESRKFWKNTYSEIDTIKNKVQQIKNEGFEFINYVIVPKKDWNDYYNKLEKNLNKLNSDKSAKDFISQLRKEIQTYRQNSDDYSYVFYLMKMVEK, from the coding sequence ATGGAAATACCATTATATTTTTACATGGCTTACAGGAATCTGGACAGATTATCTCCGGGCAGTGAGGATACAACACTTAAGACATTGGATAAATTGGATTTAAATCCTGATGATGAATTCAATATACTTGACATTGCATGTGGTGTTGGTACATCCACAATACTTCTTGCAAACTACTTTAAAAATTCAACCATTGAAGGATTTGACCTGTTCAAGCATTACAAGGAAAGTCTTGATGAAAAAATCAAAGAAAACAATTTGTCTGATAGGGTTTTCAGCTACCAGATGGACATGAAAGACCCGGACTTTGCAAATGAAGAATTCGATATAGTATTTTGCGAAGCTTCAATCGAGATAATCGGATTTAAAAGAGGCTTGAAAGAATGGAAAAGACTCCTTAAACCGGATGGATATATGGTAGTTTCTGATGTTTCATGGCTTGAAAATCCATCATCCGAAAGCAGAAAATTCTGGAAAAACACATACTCAGAAATCGACACGATAAAAAATAAGGTACAGCAAATCAAAAACGAGGGATTTGAATTCATTAATTATGTTATTGTTCCAAAAAAGGATTGGAATGACTACTACAATAAACTGGAGAAAAATCTAAACAAGTTAAATTCCGATAAATCAGCAAAGGATTTCATCTCTCAGCTAAGAAAGGAAATTCAAACCTACAGGCAAAACAGTGATGATTATAGCTATGTATTTTATCTTATGAAGATGGTGGAAAAATGA
- a CDS encoding nitroreductase family protein yields MQNFLELACERYSVRKYSDKEIEDEKLDKILKAAQVSPTANNSQPQRIFVIKSDDALKKIRSFTPYCFNAPIVLMICYDENVSGNAADGHDYGADDATIATAHMMLEAYDLGIGSVWVRGYDKRELDKIFDLPENLVSVALLPIGYPAENSKPSPLHSRNIDINDMVTYL; encoded by the coding sequence ATGCAGAATTTTTTAGAACTAGCATGTGAGAGATACTCCGTCAGGAAATATTCAGATAAAGAAATTGAAGATGAGAAATTGGATAAGATTTTAAAGGCTGCTCAGGTCTCTCCAACAGCAAACAATTCCCAACCTCAAAGGATTTTTGTAATCAAAAGCGATGATGCTCTTAAAAAAATCAGATCATTTACACCATACTGCTTCAATGCTCCAATAGTATTGATGATTTGCTATGATGAAAATGTTTCAGGAAATGCGGCTGATGGACATGACTATGGAGCGGATGATGCAACAATCGCAACAGCCCACATGATGCTTGAGGCATATGATTTGGGAATCGGTTCCGTTTGGGTAAGAGGATATGACAAACGTGAACTGGATAAAATATTTGACTTGCCGGAAAATCTGGTTTCAGTTGCACTGCTTCCAATAGGCTATCCGGCAGAAAACTCAAAGCCTAGTCCATTGCACTCCAGAAATATTGATATTAATGACATGGTAACATATTTGTGA
- a CDS encoding zinc-ribbon domain-containing protein, which yields MANKICSDCGTEQDETFKYCKNCGALLSTEKNQFIPTNEEYEFEDKTKNNSNDVKVCPECGEKQELFAKFCRNCGASLSSENKDENVMICEYCGAELNNEAFCPDCGKPTGIKICPNCRQKTVNEDYCTVCGYKINPNVKTCANCGSKMDAQAKVCANCGAGVIHKSPFVALVLSFIFPGLGQLYNKQTRKCITLILVYILSWILSLIIIGAILAFLIWIYGMYDAFTTSKALNRGELLEDKLF from the coding sequence ATAAAATATGTTCAGATTGTGGAACCGAACAGGATGAAACATTTAAGTACTGTAAAAATTGTGGTGCTCTACTTTCTACTGAAAAAAATCAGTTTATACCAACTAATGAGGAATATGAATTTGAAGATAAAACAAAAAATAACTCTAATGATGTAAAAGTCTGTCCTGAATGTGGAGAAAAACAGGAGCTCTTTGCAAAATTCTGTAGAAACTGTGGTGCTTCACTTTCCAGTGAAAATAAAGATGAGAATGTGATGATATGTGAATATTGTGGTGCAGAGTTAAATAATGAAGCGTTCTGTCCGGATTGTGGAAAACCTACAGGCATAAAAATCTGTCCGAACTGCAGACAAAAAACAGTAAATGAAGATTATTGTACTGTTTGCGGATACAAGATCAATCCGAATGTTAAAACATGTGCTAATTGTGGAAGTAAAATGGATGCGCAGGCCAAAGTATGTGCAAACTGCGGTGCAGGAGTAATTCATAAAAGTCCATTTGTAGCATTAGTATTGTCATTTATTTTCCCAGGATTGGGTCAATTATATAATAAACAAACTCGTAAATGTATTACTCTTATTTTAGTTTACATTCTTTCTTGGATTTTATCTTTAATAATTATTGGAGCAATATTGGCATTTTTAATATGGATTTATGGGATGTATGACGCATTCACCACTTCAAAAGCCCTCAATAGGGGAGAATTACTTGAAGATAAATTATTTTAA